One genomic segment of Tripterygium wilfordii isolate XIE 37 chromosome 9, ASM1340144v1, whole genome shotgun sequence includes these proteins:
- the LOC120006105 gene encoding omega-amidase, chloroplastic-like, which translates to MKALSSVLSPKNLTVHRICLSRSLSYPNPITNLRTSINVNNNNSIKLNQRLQIHASSTAAMASSFNPEQARAPPALPLPTPPITKFKIGLCQLLVTADKERNIEHARKGIEEAAGKGAQLVMLPEIWNGPYSNDSFPVYAEDIDAGGDASPSTAMLSEVASSLKITIVGGSIPERSGGQLYNTCCVFGPDGKLKAKHRKIHLFDIDIPGKITFMESKTLTAGETPTVVDTEVGRIGIGICYDIRFQELAMIYAARGAHLLCYPGAFNMTTGPLHWELLQRARAADNQLYVATCSPARDTSAGYIAWGHSTLVGPFGEVLATTEHEPDIIIAEIDYSELELRRTSLPLAKQRRGDLYQLVDVQRLNSH; encoded by the exons ATGAAGGCATTATCGTCGGTGCTGAGTCCGAAGAACCTCACTGTCCATCGGATCTGTCTTTCTCGCTCTCTTTCATACCCGAACCCTATCACTAACCTACGCACCAGCATCAACGTCAATAACAACAATTCTATCAAATTGAATCAGAGGCTCCAAATCCACGCGTCCTCTACTGCGGCGATGGCGTCCTCCTTCAATCCCGAGCAAGCCAGGGCACCTCCTGCTCTTCCGTTACCTACTCCTCCGATCACCAAG TTTAAGATCGGGCTGTGCCAGTTGCTGGTGACGGCGGATAAAGAGAGGAACATTGAGCATGCTCGCAAGGGAATCGAGGAGGCTGCTGGAAAGGGGGCTCAGCTTGTTATGTTGCCT GAAATATGGAATGGTCCCTACTCAAACGATAGTTTCCCAGTTTATGCTGAGGACATTGATGCTGGAGGGGATGCATCTCCATCAACGGCCATGCTGTCTGAAGTTGCCAGTTCTTTGAAGATCACAATAGTTGGTGGCTCTATACCAGAACGTAGTGGGGGTCAGTTGTACAATACTTGCTGCGTTTTTGGTCCTGATGGAAAGTTGAAAGCAAAACACAGGAAG ATACATCTTTTTGATATTGATATTCCTGGGAAGATTACCTTTATGGAATCAAAGACTCTTACTGCAGGGGAAACTCCAACAGTTGTGGACACAG aagTTGGGCGTATTGGTATAGGTATTTGTTACGACATTCGGTTTCAGGAACTGGCAATGATATACGCAGCAAGAG GTGCTCACCTGCTATGCTATCCTGGGGCATTCAACATGACCACTGGGCCATTGCATTGGGAGTTATTACAGAGGGCAAG GGCTGCAGATAATCAG TTATATGTGGCAACTTGTTCACCTGCACGAGATACCAGTGCCGGTTATATAGCTTGGGGCCATTCAACTCTTGTGGGACCA TTTGGAGAAGTTCTTGCTACCACTGAACACGAGCCAGATATAATCATAGCTGAGATCGATTATTCAGAATTGGAGCTTCGAAG GACGAGCCTTCCATTAGCAAAGCAAAGACGGGGCGATCTTTACCAGCTGGTGGATGTCCAGAGATTGAACTCCCATTGA
- the LOC120006106 gene encoding uncharacterized protein LOC120006106 isoform X1: protein MADTINIAPDDDTYVVDSVFDYESFNRLFNEEDPNLANLTSINEVTAPVRPSNGFVRGSGEVPPSTGYVSWSGNGIADANANLISIGEATAPVPSADGFISGSGDSIDDPMILNFDDEFNQVNSLPGPSTIPVQNRNGGPGVPSIILVQNRNEGAGDSDNTGYGWPSLPLPFWPPLPEPFRCSCCQVLRELVHTDGTVTTKLEIHGRLGMIHHAILEIRNKINATLHTPDCHMFDFCTRSIKQVKQFLVKYCHQRKVSGFVKVQDPFSGFYEAICVGMDIENSINVNAEVDDFLNLSPTTSSGDGQTEILEADNRTTNVPKTTLAAQVHVLSLLILLNIPSVFC from the exons ATGGCAGATACCATTAACATCGCGCCTGACGATGACACATATGTCGTTGATTCGGTATTTGATTACGAATCATTCAACAGATTATTCAATGAAGAGGACCCTAATCTCGCAAATTTAACGTCAATCAATGAAGTTACTGCTCCAGTTCGTCCTTCTAATGGTTTTGTCAGAGGGTCCGGAGAAGTTCCTCCTTCTACTGGCTATGTTTCTTGGTCTGGCAATGGCATTGCTGATGCTAACGCAAATTTAATTTCAATCGGTGAAGCTACTGCTCCCGTTCCGTCTGCTGATGGTTTTATTTCTGGGTCGGGAGACAGCATAGATGACCCAATGATTTTGAACTTTGATGATGAGTTCAATCAAGTTAATTCTTTGCCGGGGCCATCTACTATTCCAGTACAAAACAGAAATGGGGGACCAGGGGTGCCATCTATTATTCTGGTACAAAACAGAAATGAAGGAGCAGGGGATTCGGATAACACAGGTTATGGTTGGCCGTCACTTCCTCTTCCATTTTGGCCACCACTACCAGAGCCATTTCGTTGCAGTTGTTGTCAAGTGCTTAGGGAATTAGTTCATACAGATG GCACCGTTACTACTAAACTTGAGATTCATGGAAGGCTGGGTATGATCCATCATGCAATTCTTGAGATTCGAAACAAAATCAATGCGACTTTACATACTCCTGATTGTCACATGTTTGA TTTTTGCACGAGAAGCATAAAGCAAGTGAAGCAATTTCTGGTGAAGTACTGTCATCAGAGAAAGGTATCGGGCTTTGTTAAGGTGCAAGATCCATTCTCAGGCTTCTATGAAGCCATCTGCGTGGGAATGGACATAGAGAATAGTATAAATGTTAATGCTGAGGTTGATGACTTCCTTAACCTATCTCCGACGACAAGCTCAG GAGATGGTCAGACAGAAATTTTGGAAGCGGATAATAGGACAACAAATGTGCCGAAGACCACTCTCGCAGCACAGGTTCATGTGCTCTCGCTGCTCATACTATTGAATATTCCGTCGGTCTTTTGTTAG
- the LOC120004990 gene encoding PHD finger protein ALFIN-LIKE 4-like, with product MDGGASYNPRTVEEVFRDFKGRRAGMVKALTTDVEEFYRQCDPEKENLCLYGFPSEQWEVNLPAEEVPPELPEPALGINFARDGMQEKDWLSLVAVHSDAWLLSVAFYFGARFGFDKADRKRLFNMINEVPTIFEVVMGSAKKQGKEKSSASNHSSNKSKLNPKRSSESQGRYSKAMQLKDDDDEDGLDEEDDEEHGETLCGACGENYTSDEFWICCDICEKWFHGKCVKITPARAEHIKQYKCPSCSNKRSRA from the exons ATGGACGGCGGTGCGTCGTACAACCCACGTACGGTCGAGGAAGTGTTCAGAGACTTCAAGGGTCGGCGAGCGGGCATGGTTAAAGCCCTTACTACAG ATGTTGAAGAGTTTTACCGGCAGTGCGATCCAG AGAAGGAAAATCTCTGCCTCTATGGTTTTCCTAGTGAGCAGTGGGAGGTCAATTTACCTGCTGAAGAGGTTCCCCCTGAACTTCCAGAACCTGCACTGGGTATCAACTTTGCCAGAGACGGGATGCAAGAAAAGGACTGGTTATCGTTGGTTGCTGTCCACAGCGATGCTTGGTTACTGTCTGTGGCTTTTTATTTTGGTGCTAGGTTTGGGTTTGACAAAGCTGACAG GAAACGCCTTTTTAACATGATAAATGAAGTTCCCACCATATTTGAGGTTGTGATGGGGTCAGCCAAGAAACAAGGAAAGGAGAAGTCATCGGCCTCGAATCACAGCAGCAATAAATCCAAATTAAACCCCAAG CGAAGCTCTGAATCTCAGGGCAGATATTCAAAGGCCATGCAATTGAAGGATGATGATGACGAGGATGGGTTGGATGAGGAAGATGATGAGGAGCATGGGGAGACTCTTTGCGGGGCTTGTGGAGAGAACTATACTTCTGATGAGTTCTGGATTTGCTGTGACATTTGTGAGAAGTGGTTCCATGGGAAGTGTGTTAAGATCACCCCAGCTAGGGCAGAGCACATTAAGCAGTACAAATGCCCATCTTGCAGCAACAAGAGATCGCGAGCTTGA
- the LOC120004992 gene encoding 17.1 kDa class II heat shock protein-like codes for MATLDLRGMGIDQSLIDILHDIIDLSDEQDKSSHQAPSRAYVRDAKAMTATPADVIEYPNAYVYIIDMPGLKKDQIKVHMEDNMLVVSGERKREREKEKEVKEGIKYIRMERRLGKYLKKFVLPENADPEKISAVYQDGVLTATVEKKKPPEPKKPKSIEVHVA; via the coding sequence aTGGCAACTCTAGATCTAAGAGGAATGGGAATCGATCAATCCCTAATCGACATCCTCCACGACATCATCGACCTCTCAGACGAGCAAGACAAGTCATCCCACCAAGCTCCGTCGCGCGCCTACGTTCGTGACGCCAAGGCCATGACGGCAACCCCAGCGGACGTGATCGAGTACCCGAACGCATACGTGTACATCATCGACATGCCTGGGCTGAAGAAGGACCAGATCAAGGTCCACATGGAGGACAACATGTTGGTTGTGAgtggagagaggaagagagagagggagaaagagaaggaagtTAAAGAAGGGATCAAGTACATAAGGATGGAGAGGAGGTTAGGGAAGTATTTGAAGAAGTTTGTTTTGCCGGAAAACGCGGATCCGGAGAAGATATCGGCGGTTTATCAGGATGGCGTGTTAACTGCGACggtggagaagaagaagccGCCTGAGCCCAAGAAACCCAAGAGTATCGAAGTGCACGTCGCGTGA
- the LOC120006106 gene encoding uncharacterized protein LOC120006106 isoform X2, protein MADTINIAPDDDTYVVDSVFDYESFNRLFNEEDPNLANLTSINEVTAPVRPSNGFVRGSGEVPPSTGYVSWSGNGIADANANLISIGEATAPVPSADGFISGSGDSIDDPMILNFDDEFNQVNSLPGPSTIPVQNRNGGPGVPSIILVQNRNEGAGDSDNTGYGWPSLPLPFWPPLPEPFRCSCCQVLRELVHTDGTVTTKLEIHGRLGMIHHAILEIRNKINATLHTPDCHMFDFCTRSIKQVKQFLVKYCHQRKVSGFVKVQDPFSGFYEAICVGMDIENSINVNAEVDDFLNLSPTTSSGDGQTEILEADNRTTNVPKTTLAAQHHRGRERQS, encoded by the exons ATGGCAGATACCATTAACATCGCGCCTGACGATGACACATATGTCGTTGATTCGGTATTTGATTACGAATCATTCAACAGATTATTCAATGAAGAGGACCCTAATCTCGCAAATTTAACGTCAATCAATGAAGTTACTGCTCCAGTTCGTCCTTCTAATGGTTTTGTCAGAGGGTCCGGAGAAGTTCCTCCTTCTACTGGCTATGTTTCTTGGTCTGGCAATGGCATTGCTGATGCTAACGCAAATTTAATTTCAATCGGTGAAGCTACTGCTCCCGTTCCGTCTGCTGATGGTTTTATTTCTGGGTCGGGAGACAGCATAGATGACCCAATGATTTTGAACTTTGATGATGAGTTCAATCAAGTTAATTCTTTGCCGGGGCCATCTACTATTCCAGTACAAAACAGAAATGGGGGACCAGGGGTGCCATCTATTATTCTGGTACAAAACAGAAATGAAGGAGCAGGGGATTCGGATAACACAGGTTATGGTTGGCCGTCACTTCCTCTTCCATTTTGGCCACCACTACCAGAGCCATTTCGTTGCAGTTGTTGTCAAGTGCTTAGGGAATTAGTTCATACAGATG GCACCGTTACTACTAAACTTGAGATTCATGGAAGGCTGGGTATGATCCATCATGCAATTCTTGAGATTCGAAACAAAATCAATGCGACTTTACATACTCCTGATTGTCACATGTTTGA TTTTTGCACGAGAAGCATAAAGCAAGTGAAGCAATTTCTGGTGAAGTACTGTCATCAGAGAAAGGTATCGGGCTTTGTTAAGGTGCAAGATCCATTCTCAGGCTTCTATGAAGCCATCTGCGTGGGAATGGACATAGAGAATAGTATAAATGTTAATGCTGAGGTTGATGACTTCCTTAACCTATCTCCGACGACAAGCTCAG GAGATGGTCAGACAGAAATTTTGGAAGCGGATAATAGGACAACAAATGTGCCGAAGACCACTCTCGCAGCACAG CACCACAGAGGCAGAGAGCGGCAAAGTTGA
- the LOC120006388 gene encoding thermospermine synthase ACAULIS5, with protein MGEVAEICYTNGNGFPTKTCNGIIDHNLDNQNGSSSACWYEEVIDEDLKWSFALNSVLHKGISEYQDIALLDTKRFGKVLVIDGKMQSAEADEFIYHECLIHPALLCHPNPKTVFIMGGGEGSAAREALKHKSIEKLVMCDIDQEVVRFCRRHLTVNKEAFRNSKLELVINDAKAELEKREEKYDVIVGDLADPVEGGPCYQLYTVSFYERILKPRLKPNGIFVTQAGPAGIFTHKEVFSSIYNTIKQVFKYVVAYSVHVPSFADTWGWVMASDQPFSINAEEIDSRIEGRIDGEILYLDGASFLSSATMNKTVSLSLLKETHVYTEEGARFIHGHGLGFHN; from the exons ATGGGTGAAGTTGCTGAGATATGCTACACAAATGGTAATGGATTCCCTACCAAAACCTGCAATGGAATTATTGACCATAACCTTGATAATCAAAATGGCTCCTCCTCTGCCTGCTGGTATGAAGAAGTCATTGATGAAGATCTCAAATGGTCCTTTGCACTCAACAG TGTACTGCATAAAGGAATCAGCGAGTATCAGGATATAGCTCTTTTGGACACAAAGCGTTTTGGGAAG GTACTTGTGATTGATGGGAAGATGCAGAGTGCAGAAGCCGACGAGTTTATTTATCATGAATGTTTAATTCACCCTGCTCTCTTATGTCACCCTAA CCCTAAAACTGTTTTCATAATGGGAGGAGGAGAAGGGTCAGCTGCAAGGGAGGCTCTAAAACACAAGTCAATAGAAAAACTAGTCATGTGTGACATTGATCAG GAAGTTGTCAGATTTTGTCGCAGACATCTGACAGTAAACAAGGAAGCATTTCGTAACAGCAAGCTTGAATTAGTAATCAATGATGCCAA GGCTGAATTAGAGAAGAGGGAAGAGAAGTATGATGTCATAGTTGGAGATTTGGCTGACCCAGTTGAAGGGGGTCCTTGCTATCAACTCTACACAGTTTCCTTCTATGAGCGAATACTCAAGCCCAGGCTTAAACCCAATGGCATCTTCGTCACTCAG GCTGGACCAGCAGGCATATTCACCCATAAGGAGGTGTTCTCCTCTATATATAATACAATTAAACAAGTTTTCAAGT ATGTGGTTGCATACAGTGTTCATGTGCCATCTTTTGCAGACACATGGGGATGGGTCATG GCATCAGACCAACCATTCTCTATCAATGCTGAAGAAATTGACAGTAGAATTGAGGGAAGAATTGATGGTGAAATACTATATCTAGATGGTGCTTCATTCCTCTCCTCTGCCACCATGAACAAGACTGTTTCTTTGTC GTTGTTGAAGGAAACTCATGTCTACACTGAAGAAGGTGCAAGATTTATTCATGGACATGGATTGGGCTTTCACAATTGA
- the LOC120006104 gene encoding WD repeat-containing protein 76-like: protein MVLSRRTKKPNEYERKRLENLKRNAEKLASLNVHTKATQFLASSNLQRSRQFYSEKKPKIQKIPPERKSLRARGIPPEISGSESPGSSESPEQQTPTNNLDSSLRRCLGPISMSDVFIGIKSKSHYTGLVDKISGFSKNAQSVEGNDSLPLNLESFQLKPENIVRVVPGDATLMRFLPCVDAKVIVVGNRSGHVGFWDVDKEKRDGVYCYQPHIGCISGISVQPSSLSKIYTSCDGGFIRMMDAEKEVFNLVYSSDQPINYLSHHPTNVNYLYFGEGHGGLSTWDNRGGRSAIWNLHTRCITSIDFNSKNPYIMATSSIDGDACIWDLRSMDACKPKTVKIISHRNGVYSACFSPSGSHLAIASAGNALSILGGVEFDDYSLMCHDHKAGDMFSFRAIWGWDDSHVLIGNREGGIDVMSSALGQKIATLESPCLSTILHQLDAHPYQAGVLAGSAGINQALMWTSC from the exons ATGGTGTTGTCGAGGAGGACTAAGAAGCCGAACGAGTACGAAAGGAAGAGGCTCGAGAACTTAAAGCGAAACGCGGAGAAGCTTGCTTCTCTGAACGTCCACACTAAAGCCACCCAATTCTTGGCTTCTTCTAATCTTCAAAG ATCGCGACAATTTTATTCGGAGAAGAAGCCCAAGATCCAGAAAATCCCGCCGGAACGCAAGTCTCTTCGTGCTCGAGGTATACCGCCCGAAATTTCGGGTTCTGAATCGCCTGGATCGTCCGAATCACCCGAACAGCAAACTCCAACGAACAATCTAGACTCCTCTTTGCGGCGTTGTCTAGGTCCAATTTCTATGAGTGATGTGTTTATTGGGATTAAGTCTAAATCTCATTATACAGGGCTGGTAGATAAAATTTCGGGCTTTTCAAAGAACGCCCAATCAGTTGAAGGGAATGATTCATTGCCTTTGAATTTGGAGTCTTTCCAGTTGAAACCGGAGAATATTGTCCGGGTTGTTCCGGGAGATGCAACACTTATGCGATTTTTACCATGTGTTGATGCAAAAGTCATCGTAGTGGGGAATCGTTCTGGGCATGTTGGGTTCTGGGATGTCGACAAGGAAAAACGAGACGGGGTGTATTGCTATCAACCACATATAGGTTGCATTTCGGGGATTTCGGTTCAACCCAGTTCCTTGTCCAAG ATATATACGAGTTGTGATGGGGGATTTATCCGAATGATGGATGCTGAAAAGGAGGTTTTTAATTTGGTTTATTCTAGTGATCAACCCATAAATTATCTCTCTCACCATCCAACCAATGTGAATTACCTATATTTTGGCGAGGGTCATGGAGGATTGAGTACTTGGGACAATAGGGGTGGGAGATCAGCGATATGGAATCTACACACTCGCTGCATCACTTCAATTGATTTTAATTCAAAAAACCCTTACATTATGGCAACGAGTTCAATTGATGGCGATGCCTGCATTTGGGATTTGAGAAGTATGGATGCATGCAAACCCAAAACGGTGAAGATCATTAGCCATAGAAATGGTGTATATTCTGCCTGCTTCTCACCTTCAGGAAGCCATCTTGCAATTGCTag TGCGGGCAATGCCCTCTCTATACTAGGTGGAGTTGAGTTCGATGACTATTCCTTGATGTGCCATGATCATAAGGCTGGGGATATGTTTTCTTTCAG AGCGATATGGGGTTGGGATGATTCACATGTGTTAATCGGAAACAGAGAAGGTGGCATTGATGTTATGTCTTCTGCACTAGGACAGAAAATTGCAACATTAGAGAGTCCATGTCTATCTACAATTTTGCACCAGTTAGATGCACATCCTTACCAGGCTGGGGTGCTTGCCGGATCTGCGGGGATAAACCAAGCGTTGATGTGGACATCATGCTAG
- the LOC120004993 gene encoding 17.3 kDa class II heat shock protein-like, translating to MEFRIVGLDSPIFNTLHQMMDTSEDAEKSVNNPSRTYVRDAKAMASTPADVKEYPNSYVFVVDMPGLKSGDIKVQVEDDNVLVVSGERKREEEKEGAKYVRMERRVGKFMRKFVLPENANTDAISAVCQDGVLTVTIQKLPPPEPKKPKTIEVKIA from the coding sequence ATGGAATTCAGAATCGTGGGTTTGGATTCTCCAATCTTCAACACTCTCCACCAAATGATGGACACCAGCGAAGACGCCGAGAAGTCAGTCAACAACCCTTCTCGCACTTACGTCCGCGATGCCAAAGCCATGGCTTCTACTCCGGCGGATGTTAAGGAATACCCGAATTCCTACGTCTTCGTTGTTGACATGCCTGGGCTGAAATCCGGTGACATCAAGGTGCAGGTGGAGGACGACAATGTGCTGGTGGTTAGTGGCGAAAGGAAGCGCGAGGAGGAGAAAGAAGGGGCCAAGTATGTGAGAATGGAGAGGCGGGTCGGAAAGTTTATGAGGAAGTTTGTGCTGCCCGAGAATGCAAACACTGACGCGATTTCTGCTGTTTGTCAGGATGGTGTGTTGACTGTCACCATTCAGAAATTGCCACCACCGGAGCCTAAGAAGCCTAAGACCATTGAGGTTAAAATTGCCTAA